A region of [Bacteroides] pectinophilus DNA encodes the following proteins:
- the ispD gene encoding 2-C-methyl-D-erythritol 4-phosphate cytidylyltransferase produces MKNIAIVLAGGRGARMNSDIPKQYMDVAGKPLLYYSLAAFQQSFIDEIIIVCRKDDTDYVKNDIAGRYSIDKVTGIVHGGAQRYDSVYNGLKLIAGRCAEDDAYEAGGISVYIHDGARPCIDPDMLKRLRADVGNYGACVAAMPVKDTIKIADNAHFAVSTPDRNTLWMIQTPQVFDFRLIWGAYCSMLEDKPEQKHITDDAMLVERYTDKKVYMSEGSYRNIKVTTPEDIGIAELFLKK; encoded by the coding sequence GTGAAGAATATAGCCATAGTACTGGCGGGAGGACGCGGGGCCCGCATGAACAGCGATATACCCAAGCAGTATATGGATGTGGCAGGAAAGCCACTTCTGTATTATTCGCTTGCAGCTTTTCAGCAAAGTTTTATAGATGAGATTATTATAGTGTGCCGTAAGGATGATACTGATTATGTGAAAAATGATATTGCCGGCAGATATTCAATTGACAAAGTCACAGGAATAGTACATGGCGGAGCACAGCGATATGATTCTGTGTATAATGGACTTAAGCTGATTGCCGGACGCTGCGCTGAAGATGATGCATATGAAGCCGGTGGTATATCGGTATATATACATGATGGAGCGAGACCCTGCATCGATCCGGATATGTTAAAGCGCCTGAGAGCTGATGTGGGTAATTATGGAGCCTGCGTTGCGGCAATGCCGGTCAAGGATACAATAAAGATAGCGGACAATGCACATTTTGCTGTTTCTACGCCTGACAGAAATACATTATGGATGATCCAGACTCCGCAGGTGTTTGATTTCAGGCTTATATGGGGAGCGTATTGCTCAATGCTGGAAGACAAACCGGAACAAAAGCATATAACTGATGATGCAATGCTGGTAGAGCGTTATACGGATAAAAAGGTATATATGAGCGAAGGAAGCTACCGTAATATAAAGGTTACAACACCGGAAGACATTGGCATTGCAGAGTTATTTTTAAAAAAGTGA
- the tsaD gene encoding tRNA (adenosine(37)-N6)-threonylcarbamoyltransferase complex transferase subunit TsaD, which translates to MKKDDDIIITNTAQTFARSECHEDNITANDGDVLILAIESSCDETAASVVLNGRTVLSNVISSQIALHTLYGGVVPEIASRKHMEQINQVIELALQEADVTLDDITAIGVTYGPGLVGALLVGVAEAKAIAFAKHKPLVGVHHIEGHISANYIEHPELKPPFAALVVSGGHTHLVIVKDYGEYEIIGRTRDDAAGEAFDKVARAVGLGYPGGPKVDKLAKEGNPDAIAFPRAHVDGSEYDFSFSGIKSAVLNYINSCEMKGEEINRADLVASFQKAVVDALVSRAMHAVKEYNMDTLAIAGGVASNSALRAALQKECDKTGVKFYSPSPIFCTDNAAMIGAAAYYEYKKGVRHGWDLNAVPNLKLGERI; encoded by the coding sequence ATGAAAAAAGATGATGATATAATCATAACTAATACGGCACAGACATTTGCAAGAAGTGAGTGCCATGAGGATAATATAACTGCTAATGACGGAGATGTTCTTATACTTGCTATAGAAAGCTCCTGTGATGAGACAGCAGCATCAGTAGTGCTGAATGGCAGAACTGTGTTGTCTAATGTGATTTCTTCACAGATAGCGCTTCATACACTTTATGGCGGAGTGGTACCGGAGATAGCATCAAGAAAACATATGGAACAGATTAACCAGGTGATTGAACTTGCATTACAGGAGGCAGATGTAACACTGGATGACATAACGGCGATAGGCGTGACGTATGGCCCGGGACTGGTCGGAGCACTCCTTGTGGGGGTTGCTGAGGCTAAGGCAATAGCATTTGCAAAGCACAAACCGCTGGTAGGAGTGCATCATATAGAAGGGCATATATCTGCCAATTATATAGAACATCCTGAGCTGAAGCCGCCATTTGCAGCACTTGTTGTATCAGGAGGACATACGCATCTCGTAATAGTAAAGGATTATGGTGAGTATGAGATAATAGGCCGCACAAGGGATGATGCGGCAGGAGAGGCATTCGATAAGGTCGCAAGAGCGGTAGGACTTGGATATCCGGGAGGACCAAAGGTAGATAAGCTTGCCAAGGAAGGCAATCCGGACGCGATAGCATTCCCAAGGGCGCATGTAGATGGCTCGGAATATGATTTTTCTTTCAGCGGAATTAAATCAGCAGTACTTAATTATATTAATTCATGTGAGATGAAAGGTGAAGAGATAAACAGGGCAGACTTAGTGGCATCATTCCAGAAGGCTGTTGTTGATGCACTTGTAAGCAGGGCGATGCATGCTGTAAAGGAATATAATATGGATACACTTGCAATTGCCGGTGGAGTTGCATCTAATTCCGCACTCAGGGCAGCACTTCAGAAAGAATGTGATAAGACAGGTGTTAAGTTCTATTCGCCATCCCCGATATTCTGTACGGATAATGCAGCTATGATTGGTGCGGCAGCTTATTATGAGTATAAAAAGGGAGTGCGCCACGGATGGGATCTTAATGCAGTGCCTAATCTGAAGCTTGGCGAGAGAATCTGA
- a CDS encoding ribonuclease Z — MLDVCLLGTSGMMPLPGRWLTSLMLRYNGSSLLIDCGEGTQVAVKEKGWSFKPIDILCITHFHADHISGLPGLLLTMGNADRTEPLTIIGPKGLTKVVNALRVIAPELPFEIRCIELENPQEHFELSGYIIDAFKVNHAVTCYGYSVSIARTGRFNVEQAVARGIPKSCWNRLQHGQTVESDGNVYTPDMVMGESRKGIKVTYCTDSRPVKAIAENASGADLFICEGMYGDNDKDGNARKYKHMTFSEAAKLAKEAGVKQMWLTHYSPSLVRPKEYIRSATDIFPATRAGKDGLSVELGFEQE; from the coding sequence ATGCTTGATGTATGTTTGCTCGGAACGAGCGGAATGATGCCACTTCCGGGAAGGTGGCTCACATCGCTTATGCTGCGGTACAACGGCAGCAGTCTTCTGATAGACTGCGGTGAGGGAACGCAGGTGGCGGTAAAAGAGAAAGGCTGGAGCTTTAAACCTATTGATATTCTGTGCATTACACATTTTCATGCGGATCACATAAGCGGTCTTCCGGGACTGCTGCTGACCATGGGCAATGCTGACAGGACGGAGCCTTTGACTATAATAGGTCCAAAGGGGCTTACCAAAGTCGTGAATGCCCTGAGAGTTATTGCGCCTGAACTGCCGTTTGAGATCAGATGTATCGAGCTTGAGAATCCACAGGAGCATTTTGAACTCAGCGGATATATAATCGATGCATTTAAGGTTAATCATGCCGTTACATGCTATGGCTACTCGGTAAGCATAGCAAGGACCGGAAGATTCAATGTTGAACAGGCAGTAGCAAGAGGAATACCAAAGAGCTGCTGGAACAGACTCCAGCATGGACAGACGGTTGAATCAGATGGAAATGTATATACGCCTGACATGGTAATGGGAGAGTCAAGAAAAGGAATTAAAGTAACGTACTGTACTGATTCAAGACCTGTGAAAGCTATTGCGGAGAATGCATCGGGTGCGGATCTGTTCATATGTGAGGGAATGTACGGAGATAATGACAAAGACGGCAATGCACGCAAATATAAGCATATGACATTCTCAGAGGCGGCAAAGCTCGCAAAGGAAGCGGGAGTGAAGCAGATGTGGCTTACACATTACAGTCCGTCTCTTGTCAGACCGAAAGAATATATACGCAGCGCAACCGATATATTTCCTGCCACAAGAGCAGGCAAGGACGGATTGTCCGTAGAGCTTGGTTTTGAACAGGAATAA
- the rimI gene encoding ribosomal protein S18-alanine N-acetyltransferase translates to MDWTIRQMEERDLDEVSAIEKSIFSIPWSRKSLQDAMNTPDNVYIVCETDGRIAGYCGMWTVLGEGNIVNVAVDEHYRKNGIARALMQELVKRGLEKNVNIFFLEVRAGNEAAKHLYETEGFHNIGVRKNFYEKPVEDAYVMSKIL, encoded by the coding sequence ATGGACTGGACTATAAGGCAGATGGAAGAGAGAGATCTTGATGAGGTTTCGGCAATCGAGAAAAGCATTTTTTCAATTCCGTGGTCAAGAAAATCACTTCAGGATGCGATGAATACACCTGACAATGTTTATATTGTATGCGAAACAGACGGCAGAATTGCCGGATACTGCGGTATGTGGACGGTACTCGGAGAAGGAAATATAGTCAATGTCGCAGTTGATGAACATTACAGAAAGAATGGCATTGCGCGTGCGCTTATGCAGGAACTTGTAAAACGCGGACTTGAAAAGAATGTTAATATATTCTTCCTCGAAGTACGCGCAGGTAATGAGGCTGCAAAGCATCTGTATGAGACAGAAGGCTTCCACAATATAGGAGTGAGAAAGAATTTCTACGAAAAGCCGGTAGAAGACGCATATGTAATGTCTAAGATATTATAA
- the tsaB gene encoding tRNA (adenosine(37)-N6)-threonylcarbamoyltransferase complex dimerization subunit type 1 TsaB: MRVLAIESSSVTASAAILTDNTVTAEYSTNFKQTHSQTLLPMIDSICTMTGTPVESIDLIAVSAGPGSFTGLRIGSATGKGIGLALGKPVVSVPTLEGLAMNVSGTDRIVCPIMDARRGNVYAGIYRFNYNDGGNLEIIMNQSLLAAQEVMEKLNQLGRPVVFAGDAVYMYRELIESALNIDAIIAADHNVMPRAASVAVRGVQLANMGLAADAAEHVPDYLRPSQAERERADRNEA, translated from the coding sequence ATGAGAGTATTAGCAATTGAAAGTTCATCGGTAACAGCATCTGCAGCAATACTTACGGATAATACTGTTACGGCTGAATACAGTACTAATTTTAAACAGACGCATTCGCAGACACTGCTTCCGATGATAGACAGTATCTGTACTATGACGGGGACACCCGTTGAGAGCATAGACCTTATTGCAGTATCTGCAGGACCGGGGTCTTTTACGGGATTACGAATAGGCTCTGCTACAGGCAAGGGAATAGGTCTTGCTCTGGGTAAGCCGGTGGTATCTGTCCCGACGCTTGAGGGACTGGCTATGAATGTATCCGGAACAGACCGTATTGTATGTCCTATAATGGATGCAAGAAGGGGCAATGTATACGCGGGAATATACCGCTTCAACTACAATGATGGCGGAAACCTGGAGATTATAATGAATCAGTCATTGCTTGCAGCGCAGGAGGTTATGGAAAAGCTTAATCAGCTTGGGCGTCCGGTCGTATTTGCAGGTGATGCCGTATATATGTACAGAGAACTGATAGAATCAGCACTTAACATTGATGCAATAATAGCGGCGGATCACAATGTAATGCCGAGAGCAGCAAGTGTTGCCGTACGAGGCGTACAGCTTGCCAATATGGGGCTTGCGGCAGATGCGGCTGAACATGTTCCTGACTATCTGAGACCTTCACAGGCGGAACGTGAGCGCGCAGACAGGAATGAGGCATAG
- the tsaE gene encoding tRNA (adenosine(37)-N6)-threonylcarbamoyltransferase complex ATPase subunit type 1 TsaE, whose amino-acid sequence MIIESFSSEDTYNLGKKLAVGACPGQIYCLDGDLGVGKTVFTQGFAAGLGITEPVNSPTFTIVQEYNGGRLPFYHFDVYRIGDVTEMDEIGYEEYFFSDGVCLVEWGHLIAELLPQETIMITIEKVLDKGFDYRKITVRGLNEL is encoded by the coding sequence ATGATAATTGAATCGTTTAGTTCAGAAGATACTTACAATCTTGGTAAAAAACTTGCGGTCGGAGCCTGTCCGGGACAGATATACTGTCTGGATGGCGACCTGGGGGTTGGCAAGACGGTATTTACACAGGGATTTGCAGCCGGGCTTGGAATAACGGAGCCTGTCAACAGTCCTACATTTACAATTGTGCAGGAGTATAATGGAGGAAGACTGCCGTTCTATCATTTTGATGTCTATCGCATTGGTGATGTGACGGAGATGGATGAGATAGGTTATGAGGAATATTTTTTCTCAGACGGCGTATGCCTTGTTGAATGGGGGCACCTTATTGCGGAACTGCTTCCGCAGGAGACGATAATGATAACTATTGAAAAAGTGCTTGATAAAGGATTTGATTATCGTAAAATAACAGTCAGAGGACTTAATGAATTATGA
- a CDS encoding YcxB family protein — protein MKVEFDINVKADDIMNYKFYHKYHSLSGWCEIILGLMMLGLGVYAVMHQDTMSLTFALLALLFGIVFIVVIPLQLVTHSKKAAASEQFAKPMHYLLDESGITVKMGEDEAHVEWKRVYRVKDTGRCILIYFTPTRANIIPKNEVTDKLADIRKVMTDGIGRYKVSIK, from the coding sequence GTGAAGGTTGAATTTGATATAAATGTTAAAGCTGATGATATTATGAACTATAAGTTCTACCACAAATATCACTCGCTCAGTGGGTGGTGTGAGATAATTCTGGGGCTTATGATGCTTGGACTTGGCGTATACGCCGTTATGCATCAGGACACAATGAGTCTGACATTTGCACTGCTTGCACTGCTGTTTGGAATTGTTTTCATTGTGGTGATACCGTTGCAGTTGGTAACTCACTCTAAGAAGGCAGCTGCTTCGGAGCAGTTTGCAAAACCTATGCATTATCTGCTTGATGAGAGCGGAATAACGGTGAAGATGGGTGAAGATGAAGCACATGTTGAATGGAAACGTGTATACAGGGTGAAGGATACGGGCAGATGTATACTTATCTACTTTACACCTACAAGAGCCAATATAATACCAAAGAATGAAGTTACAGATAAACTTGCGGATATACGTAAGGTCATGACTGATGGTATTGGCAGATATAAAGTTTCAATAAAATAG
- a CDS encoding RNA-binding transcriptional accessory protein encodes MDINKKLAEELNVKVSQVEAAVGLIDEGCTIPFIARYRKEVTGSMNDEVLRNLDERLKYLRNLEDRKEAVISSIEEQGKLTDELKAQILQAETMVLVEDLYRPYKQKKRTRATIAKEKGLEPLADYIMEQNAAEPVEQNAAGYVNDDTVKSVKDAIDGAKDIIAERISDVADYRTYIRDITMKEGTLVTAAKDEKAESVYEMYYEFSEPLSRIAGHRVLAINRGEDEKFLTVKIEAPEDRILRYLEKKTLTGENEFTTPVITEAIADSYSRLIAPAIEREIRSSLTDDAQEGAIKVFGKNLHQLLMQPPIAGKVVLGWDPAFRTGCKLAVVDPTGKVLDTKVIYPTEPHNKVAEAKAELKRLIKKYGVSVISVGNGTASRESEQIIVDLIKELDDSVEYVITNEAGASVYSASKLATEEFPDFDVAQRSAVSIARRLQDPLAELVKIDPKSIGVGQYQHDMNQKKLGEALTGVVEDCVNQVGVDLNTASASLLEYISGISKTVAKNIVDYREKNGRFTNRKQLLKVAKLGPKAYEQCAGFMRIQGGDNPLDSTSVHPESYDAAAQLLKLLGYDVNAITSGELAQLHSKIDSMQEMAERLSVGEITLEDIVKELEKPGRDPRESMPKPILRKDVLDMKDLKPGMILKGTVRNVIDFGAFVDIGVHQDGLVHISQISNRRIEHPLDAVSVGDIVDVKVLDVDAAKARISLTMRIDENTDAFTGRPEAAKAAYAKADAAREQKRSGHKGSGNSKNGTRGRNNGRNGGNNNRSGSNGELDLSRLSKFFK; translated from the coding sequence ATGGATATTAATAAGAAACTTGCGGAAGAACTTAATGTTAAAGTGAGCCAGGTTGAAGCGGCTGTCGGACTTATAGATGAAGGATGTACGATTCCGTTTATAGCCAGATATCGTAAAGAAGTTACGGGAAGCATGAATGATGAGGTGCTTCGTAATCTTGACGAGAGGCTTAAGTATCTTCGCAATCTTGAAGATAGAAAAGAAGCTGTTATTTCATCAATAGAGGAGCAGGGAAAGCTTACTGATGAACTTAAGGCACAGATACTTCAGGCAGAGACGATGGTTCTTGTCGAAGATCTTTACAGACCTTATAAGCAGAAGAAGAGAACAAGAGCAACAATAGCTAAGGAGAAAGGGCTTGAACCGCTTGCAGATTATATCATGGAGCAGAATGCAGCAGAGCCTGTGGAGCAGAATGCAGCAGGCTATGTTAATGACGATACGGTCAAGAGTGTTAAGGATGCAATAGATGGAGCTAAGGATATAATTGCGGAACGCATTTCTGATGTGGCGGATTACAGAACATATATAAGAGATATTACGATGAAGGAAGGAACTCTTGTTACGGCTGCCAAGGATGAAAAGGCGGAGTCTGTATATGAGATGTATTATGAATTTTCGGAGCCTCTCAGCAGAATAGCAGGACACAGAGTCCTTGCAATTAACAGAGGAGAAGATGAGAAGTTCCTTACAGTTAAGATAGAAGCACCTGAGGACAGAATACTCAGATATCTTGAGAAAAAGACACTGACGGGTGAGAATGAATTTACAACTCCTGTTATAACAGAAGCAATAGCTGACAGCTATTCAAGACTTATAGCACCTGCGATTGAAAGGGAGATAAGGAGCAGCCTTACAGATGATGCACAGGAGGGAGCTATTAAGGTGTTTGGTAAGAACCTTCACCAGCTTCTCATGCAGCCGCCTATTGCAGGCAAGGTTGTACTTGGCTGGGATCCTGCATTCCGTACAGGATGCAAGCTTGCAGTTGTAGACCCTACGGGCAAGGTACTTGATACGAAGGTGATATATCCTACAGAGCCACATAATAAGGTGGCAGAAGCGAAGGCAGAGCTTAAGAGGCTCATCAAAAAATACGGAGTTTCTGTAATATCGGTAGGTAACGGAACTGCATCAAGAGAGTCGGAACAGATTATAGTTGACCTTATTAAGGAACTGGATGACAGTGTAGAGTATGTAATAACTAACGAGGCCGGAGCTTCAGTATATTCGGCAAGTAAGCTTGCAACAGAGGAATTCCCTGATTTTGATGTTGCACAAAGAAGTGCGGTTTCTATAGCACGCCGTCTTCAGGATCCGCTTGCAGAGCTTGTTAAGATTGATCCTAAGTCAATAGGTGTCGGACAGTACCAGCACGATATGAACCAGAAGAAGCTCGGAGAAGCACTTACCGGAGTTGTAGAGGACTGCGTTAACCAGGTCGGAGTTGATCTTAATACGGCATCAGCTTCACTGCTTGAATACATTTCGGGTATATCCAAGACGGTAGCTAAGAATATTGTAGACTACAGAGAGAAGAACGGAAGATTTACCAACAGAAAGCAGCTTCTTAAGGTGGCGAAGCTTGGACCTAAGGCATACGAGCAGTGTGCAGGATTTATGAGAATACAGGGAGGAGATAATCCGCTTGATTCAACAAGTGTACATCCTGAGAGTTATGACGCTGCGGCACAGCTTCTTAAGCTGCTTGGTTATGATGTTAATGCAATTACGTCCGGCGAACTTGCGCAGCTTCACAGTAAGATTGACAGCATGCAGGAGATGGCGGAGCGGCTTTCGGTAGGTGAGATTACACTTGAAGATATTGTAAAGGAACTTGAAAAGCCGGGACGAGATCCGAGAGAGTCTATGCCGAAGCCTATTCTGCGTAAGGATGTTCTTGATATGAAGGACCTTAAGCCGGGAATGATACTCAAGGGAACGGTTCGCAATGTGATTGATTTTGGTGCGTTTGTTGATATAGGAGTGCATCAGGACGGACTTGTACATATATCACAGATTTCCAACAGAAGAATAGAGCATCCTCTTGATGCCGTAAGCGTCGGTGATATAGTAGATGTCAAGGTGCTTGATGTAGATGCAGCCAAGGCGAGAATCTCACTTACAATGCGGATTGACGAGAATACGGATGCATTTACCGGAAGACCGGAAGCTGCCAAAGCTGCTTATGCCAAGGCTGATGCTGCAAGAGAGCAGAAGCGTTCAGGACATAAGGGCAGCGGTAACTCTAAGAATGGCACAAGGGGAAGGAACAACGGACGCAATGGCGGTAACAATAACCGGTCCGGCAGTAACGGCGAGCTTGACTTAAGCAGACTCAGCAAGTTTTTTAAATAG
- a CDS encoding DUF4190 domain-containing protein has product MPIKRTGTEIKMDDYNYDENDNTINQQPQQTPPPMQQPQQPFYQMPPQMQPVPPRPKNGFATASLVFGILAAPGCMTVWFGIIFAVIAIVFAIISRINVGHFDGKATAGLTLGMIFLILSLLLFWMVLVMLQNPEFMEQMNSIMQQYQQEYSIPYDGTSGNTLHIMNIFR; this is encoded by the coding sequence ATGCCCATAAAGCGGACAGGAACGGAGATTAAGATGGACGATTATAACTACGATGAGAATGATAATACAATAAACCAGCAGCCACAACAGACTCCACCACCAATGCAGCAGCCACAGCAGCCTTTTTACCAGATGCCTCCACAGATGCAGCCGGTTCCTCCAAGACCTAAGAATGGTTTTGCAACTGCTTCGCTTGTATTCGGTATACTTGCAGCTCCCGGTTGTATGACCGTGTGGTTCGGAATCATATTTGCCGTTATTGCAATTGTATTTGCAATCATATCCAGAATTAATGTTGGTCATTTTGATGGCAAGGCAACCGCCGGACTGACACTCGGAATGATATTTCTGATATTATCACTGCTCCTGTTCTGGATGGTTCTTGTAATGTTACAGAATCCCGAATTCATGGAACAGATGAATTCTATTATGCAGCAGTACCAGCAGGAATACAGCATTCCATATGATGGTACATCAGGCAACACACTTCATATTATGAATATTTTCAGATAA
- a CDS encoding aspartate kinase, with translation MIKVVKFGGSSLASAEQFKKVGDIIKADADRRYVVPSAPGKRFKEDTKVTDMLYKCYALAEEGKPFDKELKEIKERYMEIIHGLKLKLSLDEEFTVIRKNFAAKAGKDYAASRGEYLNGIVMANYIGYEFIDAATVIFFDKNGAFDADKTQKVLSAKLAKTERAVIPGFYGAKPDASVKTFSRGGSDVTGSIVAKAASANVYENWTDVSGFLMADPRLIENPKGITIITYKELRELSYMGASVLHEDAIFPVRKEGIPINIRNTNAPEDAGTMIVENTCHNPEHIITGIAGKKDFVAINIEKDMMNSEIGFGRKVLQVFEENGISFEHMPSGIDTMTIVVHKDEFIDKEQKVLAELHRAVQPDSIDLEADIALIAVVGRGMRNNSGIASNILGALANAKINIKMIDQGSSELNIIIGVRNRYFEDAIRAIYDLFIQK, from the coding sequence ATGATAAAGGTAGTAAAGTTCGGCGGAAGCTCACTCGCAAGTGCTGAGCAGTTCAAGAAGGTCGGAGACATAATTAAGGCTGATGCGGATAGAAGATATGTTGTTCCTTCTGCACCGGGTAAGCGTTTTAAGGAAGATACAAAGGTTACGGACATGCTTTACAAGTGCTATGCGCTTGCAGAGGAAGGCAAGCCTTTCGATAAGGAACTTAAGGAGATTAAGGAAAGATACATGGAGATTATCCATGGACTTAAGCTTAAGCTTTCACTTGATGAAGAATTTACTGTTATCAGGAAGAATTTTGCTGCTAAGGCAGGTAAGGACTATGCAGCATCAAGAGGTGAATATCTTAATGGTATAGTTATGGCTAATTATATCGGATATGAGTTCATTGATGCAGCTACAGTAATTTTCTTTGATAAGAATGGAGCTTTTGATGCTGATAAGACACAGAAGGTGCTCTCAGCAAAGCTTGCAAAGACAGAACGTGCAGTTATTCCGGGCTTCTATGGTGCAAAGCCTGATGCCAGCGTTAAGACATTTTCAAGAGGCGGCTCAGACGTAACAGGCTCAATTGTAGCTAAGGCTGCAAGTGCTAATGTATACGAGAACTGGACGGATGTATCAGGTTTCCTTATGGCTGATCCAAGACTTATTGAGAATCCTAAGGGAATTACAATAATTACATATAAAGAGCTTCGTGAGCTTTCATACATGGGTGCTTCAGTACTTCATGAGGATGCCATCTTCCCTGTGCGTAAGGAAGGAATTCCGATTAATATCCGTAACACTAATGCACCTGAGGATGCAGGAACAATGATAGTTGAGAATACATGTCATAATCCTGAGCACATCATCACAGGTATTGCAGGTAAGAAGGACTTCGTTGCAATCAATATTGAGAAGGACATGATGAATTCTGAGATAGGCTTTGGACGTAAAGTCCTTCAGGTGTTTGAGGAAAACGGTATCTCATTCGAACATATGCCTTCAGGAATTGATACAATGACAATTGTTGTACATAAGGACGAATTTATTGATAAGGAGCAGAAGGTGCTTGCTGAGCTGCACAGAGCGGTGCAGCCTGATTCAATAGATCTTGAGGCAGACATTGCACTTATTGCTGTTGTTGGACGCGGAATGCGTAATAACTCAGGTATTGCAAGCAATATTCTTGGAGCACTTGCCAATGCTAAGATTAACATTAAGATGATTGATCAGGGCTCAAGTGAGCTTAATATCATCATTGGTGTGCGCAACAGATATTTTGAGGATGCAATCAGAGCTATCTATGACCTCTTCATCCAGAAGTAA